The DNA segment AACCGGCTCCATTGGCCGCGCTGCGGAGCGTGAGGGCATAGCTTCCTCGGCCGTCAGCCGGCGCGTCTCGGACCTCGAGGGCCGCCTCGGCGTCGTCCTCTTCGATCGCTCCGCCCACGGCGTGAAGCTGACCAAGGCCGGCGAAGCCTATGCCGACGGCTGCCGTACCGTGCTCCGCTCCATCGCAGACCTCGATGCCATCATGGACGATTTCGGCTCGGGCCAGCGCGGCAGCCTGCGACTGGCCTGCACCAGTTCGGCGCTGACCGGCCGGCTGCCGGAGTTGCTCGCCAAGTTTGCCGGCAAGTTTCCCGGCATCGAGATCGCCATTTCCGAGATGGGCGCCGCCAAGGCCTTGCTGGCGCTGGACGAAGGCCAGGCCGATATCGCCATCGTTTCGGACAATTACGACTTCTCGCGTTTCGACATCCGCCCGTTCGAGGACGAGCGGGTCTGGGTGCTGGTGCCGCCCGAACATGACCTGGTGGCACAGATCGAGCCGCGCAAATCTGTCGCGTTCGCGACTGTGATGACCTATCCGGTGGTGGGCATTCACCATGCCGGGTCGCTCGATCGGCTGTTGACCGAAGCGGCCGAGAAGCAAGGGCACAAGCTGACGGAAGCGCTGCGGGTCGAGAGCTTTCCGGCGCTGGTGCGCATGGTCGAGGCAGGGTTCGGGATCGGCTTCCTGCGCTCTACGAGCCTGCACCTGCTGGCGGGTACCGACCTCGTCTGTGCCCCGCTGGCCGAGAAGTGGGCCATGCGCCAGTTGCTGGTAGCCCGGCGCAAGTCGAGCCCGCTTTCGGCCGCGATGAAAAGCTTCGTGGCCCTGGCCGGCGAGACCTACCTGCCGTCGGCCTAGCCGCCGTTCATTTCGGCGAAGGTGACCACGCAGGCCCTGCCGCGCGCCTTGGCGGCATAACAGGCCGCATCGGCCTCACCGAGAAAGCCGAGCGGGGAAGCGGGTTCGCTCGTGATCGCCGTCACCCCGGCGCTGGCGCTGATCTGGTATGGCCGGCCGGCCCAGGTAAAAACCAGCGCCGCGATGGCGCGGACGATCTTGCCGGCCACGTCGCGCCCATGCGTCAGCGGGCAGCCATTGAGGATGATGGCGAACTCGTCGCCGCCGATCCGCGCGGCCATGTCGTGACTGCGGCAGACGCCCTTGATGGTCTGGGCCACCTGGCGCAGCAGTTCGTCGCCGGCCGCATGTCCGGCAGAATCGTTGACCGGCTTGAAGCGATCCAAGTCGAGATAGACCAGGCAATGGTCGCGTTGCCCACTGCGCGCTTCGGCGATGGCGTCGGTG comes from the Devosia lucknowensis genome and includes:
- a CDS encoding LysR family transcriptional regulator encodes the protein MAPFDSVTARLILLLAETGSIGRAAEREGIASSAVSRRVSDLEGRLGVVLFDRSAHGVKLTKAGEAYADGCRTVLRSIADLDAIMDDFGSGQRGSLRLACTSSALTGRLPELLAKFAGKFPGIEIAISEMGAAKALLALDEGQADIAIVSDNYDFSRFDIRPFEDERVWVLVPPEHDLVAQIEPRKSVAFATVMTYPVVGIHHAGSLDRLLTEAAEKQGHKLTEALRVESFPALVRMVEAGFGIGFLRSTSLHLLAGTDLVCAPLAEKWAMRQLLVARRKSSPLSAAMKSFVALAGETYLPSA